A genome region from Acaryochloris marina S15 includes the following:
- a CDS encoding RNA-binding protein — translation MSIYVGNLSFNMTEADVNTVFSEYGTVTRVNIPTDRETSRPRGFAFVEMKANSEEEAAITALDGTEVMKRNLKVNKAKPKGTR, via the coding sequence ATGTCAATTTATGTGGGCAACCTATCCTTTAACATGACTGAAGCAGACGTCAATACTGTCTTTTCAGAATATGGAACGGTAACAAGGGTCAATATTCCCACAGACCGTGAAACAAGTCGTCCCAGAGGTTTCGCTTTTGTGGAAATGAAAGCTAATAGCGAGGAAGAGGCTGCCATTACAGCGCTGGATGGAACCGAGGTGATGAAACGTAATCTCAAAGTGAATAAAGCAAAACCCAAGGGAACTCGTTAG
- a CDS encoding transposase, whose translation MSGPTQIYRQLFSFLRQHSHYRDLRHLIALGWMVSALICSERLSLSAWESYVPCRARKAQSVERRWQRFIANQRIDINKLYVPLVLLALKNWHSHRLYLAMDTTVLWNEYCMIHLSVVCCGRAVPLLWKVLEHKSAAVAFEEYQPLLRQARWLLRQHPDVMVLADRGFANHQLMSWLQQSHWHYCLRVPCDVLLHGPRQCPREVRQLWPSKGAAVLYRNVGLWEDGIYRCNLVLANIRGVKEPWAVITDESPTLQTLWQYALRFRVEELFLDSKSGVFELEESKIRCADGLERLYLVAAVALLFSTTHGMAVHIKGLRQQVDPHWRRGISYLKIGLRWLKGVVHKGRELLMPVPLLCHDPQPCFASKKAQKKHYNKIWFSRIRSLQCKAL comes from the coding sequence ATGTCAGGCCCCACCCAAATTTATCGTCAACTGTTTTCCTTTTTACGTCAACACAGCCATTATCGAGATTTGCGCCATCTCATTGCTCTGGGCTGGATGGTAAGCGCGTTAATCTGTAGTGAACGCTTAAGCTTATCTGCCTGGGAATCCTATGTTCCCTGCCGAGCCAGAAAAGCCCAAAGTGTCGAGCGTCGGTGGCAACGATTTATAGCCAATCAACGCATTGATATTAACAAGCTATATGTACCTCTAGTCCTGCTAGCCCTTAAGAACTGGCACTCTCATCGTCTATACCTGGCAATGGATACAACGGTGTTATGGAATGAATATTGCATGATTCATCTATCCGTCGTCTGCTGTGGCAGAGCAGTACCGTTGTTGTGGAAAGTATTAGAGCACAAGAGTGCAGCTGTCGCTTTTGAGGAATATCAACCGCTATTGCGCCAGGCCCGTTGGTTATTGCGGCAGCATCCAGATGTCATGGTGTTAGCAGATCGTGGGTTTGCGAACCATCAACTGATGAGCTGGTTACAACAGAGCCATTGGCATTACTGTCTGCGTGTCCCTTGTGATGTCCTTCTCCATGGTCCACGTCAATGTCCAAGAGAAGTCCGACAATTGTGGCCATCCAAAGGAGCAGCAGTCCTCTACCGCAATGTAGGGCTTTGGGAAGATGGCATCTATCGGTGCAATCTGGTGTTGGCTAATATCCGAGGAGTGAAAGAACCATGGGCGGTGATTACAGATGAATCACCCACGCTACAGACCTTGTGGCAATACGCTTTGAGGTTTCGGGTCGAAGAATTATTTCTCGATAGTAAGTCTGGAGTGTTTGAGCTAGAAGAGTCGAAAATTCGTTGTGCTGATGGATTGGAGAGACTTTATCTGGTTGCTGCTGTGGCACTGCTATTCAGCACGACTCATGGGATGGCTGTTCACATTAAAGGGCTGCGCCAACAGGTTGACCCACATTGGCGACGAGGCATTAGTTATCTCAAAATTGGATTGCGATGGCTCAAGGGAGTCGTCCATAAAGGACGGGAGTTGTTGATGCCAGTCCCCTTGCTCTGCCATGATCCACAACCGTGTTTTGCGTCTAAAAAAGCTCAAAAGAAACACTACAACAAAATCTGGTTCTCTCGCATCCGCTCTTTACAGTGCAAGGCTTTATGA
- a CDS encoding WecB/TagA/CpsF family glycosyltransferase produces the protein MNIIGSQITAAPLDALINVILGWSRERKSKVVCVANTHMLVEAYQKPSFCEVLQNADVVTPDGMLLALMLKLIGVKSQDSVAGLDLMYTLCQKASEENISVFFLGSISAILQNMRIRLEKEFPDLVIAAMEPLHFQPLTPEEDQALIQRINASEAGLVMIALGCPKQEYWMAAHKNQIEAVMIGLGGAFPVYAGLHRRAPRWIRQIGLEWFFRLIQEPKRLWERYATTLI, from the coding sequence TTGAATATTATTGGTTCTCAAATCACGGCTGCGCCGCTTGATGCCCTAATCAATGTCATCTTAGGCTGGTCTAGAGAACGTAAAAGTAAGGTTGTCTGTGTTGCTAATACCCACATGCTGGTGGAAGCCTATCAAAAACCTAGCTTTTGTGAAGTGTTGCAGAATGCAGATGTGGTGACACCAGACGGAATGCTACTGGCGTTGATGCTGAAGTTAATAGGAGTAAAATCTCAAGATAGTGTAGCCGGCTTAGATCTGATGTATACCCTTTGTCAGAAGGCTTCTGAGGAGAATATTAGTGTATTTTTCTTAGGTTCGATATCTGCAATTCTCCAGAATATGAGAATTCGATTGGAGAAAGAGTTTCCTGATTTAGTCATTGCTGCAATGGAACCTTTACATTTTCAACCTTTAACTCCAGAAGAAGATCAGGCCTTGATTCAGCGGATAAATGCGAGTGAAGCAGGATTGGTGATGATTGCTCTGGGCTGTCCTAAGCAAGAATACTGGATGGCAGCCCACAAAAATCAGATTGAAGCTGTAATGATTGGATTAGGGGGGGCTTTTCCAGTCTATGCCGGATTACATCGTCGGGCACCGAGATGGATAAGGCAAATAGGTCTTGAATGGTTTTTTCGATTAATTCAAGAACCCAAGAGACTTTGGGAACGCTATGCTACAACGCTTATTTAG